The following are encoded in a window of Impatiens glandulifera chromosome 5, dImpGla2.1, whole genome shotgun sequence genomic DNA:
- the LOC124938679 gene encoding nicotinamidase 1-like yields MVSPSVLDLLKTELPIEEEPLILSGDVNTGLVVVDVINGFCTVGAGNLAPAVPNKQISGMVEETVRISRKFSENKWPIYALLDTHHPDKPEHPYPPHCLAGTDESELVPDLKWLENEENVTIRRKDCINGYIGSTEKDGSNVFINWVKTNKIQRILVVGICTDICVLDFVCSALSAKNSGFLTPLEEVLVYSSGCATFDIPSHVARNTKGAIAHPQELTHHIGLYIARGRGAKVVSEVSFN; encoded by the exons atgGTCTCACCATCAGTACTTGATCTGTTGAAAACGGAGCTTCCAATCGAAGAAGAACCTCTTATACTTTCCGGCGATGTAAACACCGGTCTTGTTGTTGTCGACGTCATCAATGGCTTTTGTACTGTCGGTGCTGGAAATTTG GCTCCAGCCGTACCTAATAAACAAATATCTGGAATGGTTGAGGAGACAGTTCGTATTTCCAGGAAGTTTTCTGAAAATAAATGGCCGATTTATGCTCTTCTTGATACTCACCATCCTGATAAACCTGAGCACCCTTACCCTCCCCATTGTCTAGCAGGAACGGATGAATCAGAACTAGTTCCAG ATTTGAAATGGctggaaaatgaagaaaatgtaactATCAGGCGCAAGGATTGCATCAATGGGTATATTGGTTCTACTGAAAAGGATGGTTCCAATGTTTTTATCAATTGGGTCAAAACCAACAAGATCCAAAgg ATATTGGTTGTAGGAATATGCACAGATATATGTGTTCTAGATTTTGTTTGTTCAGCTCTATCTGCAAAGAATAGTGGATTTCTAACTCCTCTTGAAGAGGTTTTGGTTTACTCCTCTGGATGTGCCACTTTTGATATTCCAAGTCATGTTGCAAGAAACACTAAAGGTGCTATTGCACATCCACAG GAATTGACTCATCATATAGGCCTTTACATAGCAAGAGGAAGGGGGGCAAAGGTTGTATCAGAAGTGTCTTTTAATTAG
- the LOC124939263 gene encoding uncharacterized protein LOC124939263 gives MEAVESVEGTEIDVRLDKKARSYLLQALPEDLLMQVANKKTAKEVWDCLKTRFVGVDRVKNARLQTLKSEFDRMHMNDIESLDQYAGRLTSISVRYSSLGETLNDIAIVKKLFDTVPERFISVVAGIEQFYNLETLTFEEVVGRLKVFEERMRKKNTNFGGNEGQVLLTQEEWKARFKKDEEDSLNQWKKDSTDSGTRGQGGRTRGRGQGRGGRGAPSQKDKEGGSGGRGAPRDKSHIHCFNCNEMGHYSTQCRAKKTEVSHLIHVDNVEPAFLMVISEEIPPINVVMLNEMKLTPEIQEAKNDETSRDAWFLDNGASNHITGDKEKFFELDEAITRKVKFGDGSTV, from the coding sequence ATGGAGGCAGTCGAGTCAGTAGAAGGCACAGAGATTGATGTCCGACTTGATAAGAAGGCGAGGTCATATCTTTTACAAGCACTTCCGGAGGATCTTCTAATGCAGGTGGCAAATAAGAAGACGGCGAAGGAAGTGTGGGATTGTCTCAAGACGAGGTTCGTCGGCGTAGACCGAGTGAAGAATGCACGATTGCAGACATTGAAGAGTGAGTTTGATAGGATGCATATGAACGACATTGAGTCGCTCGATCAATATGCTGGTCGACTCACATCCATATCAGTCAGGTACTCAAGCCTTGGAGAAACACTAAATGATATTGCGATAGTAAAGAAGCTCTTCGACACCGTGCCAGAAAGGTTTATCAGTGTGGTAGCCGGCATCGAGCAGTTTTACAACCTCGAGACGTTAACATTTGAGGAAGTTGTTGGAAGGCTAAAGGTCTTCGAGGAGCGTATGCGcaagaaaaacacaaacttTGGAGGAAACGAAGGACAAGTGCTACTCACTCAGGAAGAGTGGAAGGCACGGTTTAAAAAGGACGAGGAAGACTCATTGAACCAGTGGAAAAAGGATTCCACAGATAGTGGGACCCGTGGTCAAGGAGGTAGAACCCGAGGTAGAGGCCAAGGGAGAGGAGGCCGAGGAGCACCATCTCAGAAAGACAAAGAAGGTGGTTCAGGTGGTCGAGGAGCTCCTCGAGACAAGAGTCACATTCATTGTTTTAATTGCAACGAGATGGGACATTACTCAACACAATGTCGAGCAAAGAAGACCGAGGTATCACATCTTATCCACGTAGACAACGTCGAACCAGCATTTCTTATGGTAATCTCGGAAGAGATTCCTCCAATCAATGTTGTCATGCTGAATGAAATGAAGCTGACTCCAGAAATTCAAGAAGCTAAGAACGATGAGACATCAAGAGATGCTTGGTTCTTGGACAATGGCGCTAGCAATCACATAACTGGCGATAAAGAGAAGTTCTTTGAACTAGACGAGGCAATCACTAGAAAGGTGAAGTTCGGAGATGGTTCCACGGTATAA
- the LOC124939857 gene encoding putative U-box domain-containing protein 50: protein MESKPEKIFVAIGDDKQDGFSTLSWVLKKWSNSSSITIVILYSTIPSFKDGFIQTYFGKMPANYVNDATVEALRKTKEEDNDKLLSEYQAFCGKVPTEILKIKKYDEPIHKLLVDLLSGLAATKLVMDISFMKYSSWKSKGAITDSLYIQRNKPDFCEMFIVFGGKLVFLREDNINYSEGISVEDENGIVIASKLKEKGSSSNSIMGLWGKMLSARVAGDQKNVLDSPSSTAGKYSSDEWDNCVHEIESYFGQLMSLNDNDDNEDEDERSKDKECMMEISRPEIMIDSDEIEALRIKVDKARESIQQMRNEIKGNVERQTKAEWAHSLCARRAEVLETRIKEEIISQTELKREFENIQDQSEDISKEIEDKLQKLKSIVELLDELSARLHISSMARSRADLELEKAVARRADTVRQIEELRRQRDVLHRRIEFCKEKDAIRTANQLGELEFQYKEFDAQEIRKATEDFSENLRLKSAGNFTNVYKGRINRTFVAIKLFNIPGEELTHEAFLSKVQLLGQIHHPHIVSMIGFCAELKCIVFEYMHRGSLRDVLFGSRKRNRSLSWNSRVHIASQVCSGLGFIHSARPKPLAHGSLDPSKILLDQSLVAKIHGIGHIWCQNESETKPDIRAFGNLVLQLLTGRNWAGLVEETMLADHGAVLKVLDPTAGQWPMDLALEFAGIGLKCLSMDIGPEMGSPIAIVASEVEKVRRDAANLVGEDKNPKKEDNEESSDVPRVFICPIFQGVMKNPHVAADGFSYELEAIEEWLSKGHDTSPITKLKLKHKSFTPNHTLRSLIQDWNHERHRSSGLIPIHGNNYK from the exons ATGGAGTCTAAACCGGAGAAGATCTTTGTCGCGATTGGAGACGATAAGCAAGATGGGTTTTCCACCCTTTCATGGGTTCTCAAGAAATGGTCAAATTCTTCCTCAATCACCATTGTAATTCTTTACTCCACCATCCCTTCATTCAAAGATGGCTTTATTCAAACATACT TTGGAAAGATGCCTGCAAATTATGTAAACGATGCAACGGTTGAAGCTCTTAGAAAgactaaagaagaagataatgatAAACTGTTGTCAGAATACCAAGCTTTCTGTggaaag GTTCCAACTGAAATTCTCAAGATAAAGAAATACGATGAACCAATTCATAAGCTTTTGGTGGACTTATTATCCGGTCTAGCTGCAACCAAATTGGTGATGGATATTTCGTTTATGAAATACTCTTCATGGAAATCCAAAGGTGCAATAACCGACTCTCTATATATTCAAAGGAATAAACCGGATTTCTGTGAAATGTTCATAGTGTTTGGAGGGAAATTGGTGTTTTTGAGAgaagataatattaattatagtgAAGGAATCTCGGTTGAGGATGAGAATGGAATTGTTATAGCTTCTAAGCTTAAAGAGAAAGGAAGTAGTAGTAATAGTATTATGGGATTGTGGGGGAAAATGTTATCGGCAAGGGTCGCCGGAGATCAGAAGAATGTCCTTGACTCGCCGTCTTCTACTGCCGGAAAATATTCCTCCGATGAGTGGGATAATTGTGTTCATGAGATTGAGAGTTATTTTGGTCAACTAATGAGTTTaaatgataatgatgataatgaagatgaagatgaaagaaGTAAGGACAAGGAGTGTATGATGGAGATTAGTCGACCGGAAATTATG ATCGATTCCGATGAAATTGAAGCATTAAGGATTAAAGTCGACAAAGCTCGAGAATCAATCCAACAAATGAGGAACGAAATAAAGGGAAATGTGGAAAGGCAAACCAAAGCTGAATGGGCTCATTCCTTGTGCGCTCGCAGG GCCGAGGTGCTTGAAACCCGAATCAAAGAAGAGATTATTAGCCAAACCGAACTAAAAAGAGAGTTTGAAAATATACAAGATCAATCCGAAGACATTTCTAAAGAGATCGAAGACAAGTTGCAAAAACTCAAGTCAATTGTTGAGCTACTAGATGAGCTTTCCGCGAGACTCCACATTTCATCCATGGCCCGATCGCGGGCTGATTTAGAACTCGAGAAGGCTGTGGCAAGAAGAGCCGATACGGTTCGTCAGATCGAGGAGTTGAGGCGTCAGAGGGACGTTTTGCATCGTAGGATTGAGTTTTGCAAGGAAAAGGATGCCATTAGAACGGCTAACCAATTGGGAGAGTTGGAGTTTCAATATAAAGAGTTTGATGCCCAAGAGATTAGGAAAGCTACTGAAGATTTTTCGGAGAATTTAAGGTTGAAATCTGCTGGAAATTTTACAAATGTATACAAAGGTAGAATCAATAGAACCTTTGTTGCAATCAAATTGTTCAACATCCCTGGGGAAGAACTGACTCATGAAGCCTTTCTATCTAAG GTACAACTTCTTGGCCAAATACACCATCCCCACATAGTCTCTATGATCGGTTTCTGCGCAGAACTCAAATGCATAGTGTTTGAGTACATGCACCGCGGCTCCCTAAGAGACGTATTATTTGGGAGCCGCAAAAGAAACAGATCTTTAAGTTGGAACTCAAGGGTGCACATAGCATCTCAAGTGTGTTCGGGCCTAGGTTTCATTCACTCGGCCCGACCTAAGCCTTTAGCTCACGGAAGCCTAGATCCATCCAAGATTCTTCTTGACCAAAGTTTAGTTGCAAAAATCCACGGAATCGGGCATATTTGGTGTCAAAATGAATCCGAGACCAAACCCGATATTCGGGCCTTTGGAAATTTGGTGTTACAACTTTTAACCGGAAGGAATTGGGCAGGACTTGTTGAAGAGACAATGTTGGCCGATCATGGGGCTGTCTTAAAGGTTCTAGATCCAACAGCTGGACAATGGCCAATGGATTTAGCGTTGGAGTTTGCGGGAATTGGCTTGAAATGCTTGTCTATGGATATTGGGCCCGAAATGGGATCTCCTATAGCTATAGTTGCAAGTGAAGTAGAAAAAGTGAGAAGGGATGCAGCCAATTTGGTTGGAGAAGACAAAAATCCAAAGAAAGAAGATAATGAGGAGTCAAGTGATGTACCAAGAGTATTTATTTGCCCTATATTTCAG GGAGTGATGAAGAACCCACATGTGGCAGCAGATGGGTTTTCATATGAGCTAGAAGCAATAGAGGAATGGTTAAGCAAAGGCCATGATACATCACCCATCACTAAACTCAAGCTTAAACATAAATCTTTCACTCCTAATCACACACTCCGTTCCTTAATCCAAGATTGGAATCATGAGAGACATCGGTCAAGTGGTCTCATACCAATCCATGGAAATAATTACAAGTAA